In Carnobacterium sp. CP1, the following are encoded in one genomic region:
- the thrB gene encoding homoserine kinase, which translates to MTIQVPATTANLGPGFDSCGLALNLYLTLEVGQEQAVWQIDHQLGESIPTDESNLIIQTALSIVSTLTPRKLRMKSEIPSTRGLGSSSAAIVAGIELANQVAQLNLTSMEKLEIAATIEGHPDNVAPAIMGDFVVASQLGKEIFAVKYPFPETSLLAVIPNHELLTKESRTVLPQTLTYSEAVKASSISNVMISAVLTGDLDLAGQMMARDLWHEIYRKELVPHLSPIRKLADANGAYGTFLSGAGPTVLVLLSKDRLKEMKLLLQEKFKKAVVKELTIDRLGVQAKKQ; encoded by the coding sequence ATAACGATCCAAGTACCTGCGACAACGGCTAACTTAGGACCAGGGTTTGATTCATGTGGATTGGCGTTGAACCTCTATCTGACATTAGAGGTAGGTCAAGAACAAGCGGTTTGGCAGATTGATCACCAGTTGGGTGAAAGTATTCCCACAGATGAAAGCAATTTGATAATCCAAACGGCTTTATCTATAGTTTCGACGTTAACTCCCAGGAAGCTGAGAATGAAAAGCGAAATCCCGTCAACACGAGGCTTAGGCAGCAGTTCTGCCGCGATCGTAGCAGGAATCGAATTAGCAAACCAAGTCGCTCAATTAAATTTAACCTCTATGGAGAAACTAGAAATAGCAGCAACTATTGAAGGTCATCCAGACAATGTTGCTCCTGCTATTATGGGGGATTTTGTAGTCGCGAGCCAGTTGGGAAAAGAAATTTTTGCTGTTAAATATCCTTTTCCAGAAACAAGTTTATTAGCTGTGATTCCGAATCACGAACTACTGACTAAGGAAAGCCGCACTGTTTTGCCCCAAACGTTAACATATAGCGAAGCGGTTAAAGCTAGTTCCATTAGTAATGTGATGATCAGTGCCGTTCTGACAGGTGATTTGGATTTAGCAGGGCAAATGATGGCAAGAGATCTATGGCACGAAATATACCGCAAAGAATTGGTTCCTCATTTATCGCCTATTCGTAAACTAGCAGATGCCAATGGAGCATATGGAACTTTTTTAAGTGGAGCAGGACCAACTGTTTTAGTACTGCTGTCAAAAGATCGTCTAAAAGAGATGAAATTACTGTTGCAGGAAAAATTTAAAAAAGCTGTCGTTAAGGAATTGACCATAGACCGCTTAGGCGTACAGGCGAAGAAACAGTAA
- the thrC gene encoding threonine synthase — translation MYKGLLDKYKELLPVTENTPMISLSEGNTPLISLPNLSETLGVTLYGKYEGLNPTGSFKDRGMVMAVAKAKEEGAKAIICASTGNTSASAAAYATRAGLKAYIVIPEGKIALGKLAQAVMYGADIISIQGNFDEALTAVRQLAETEAVTLVNSVNPYRLEGQKTGAFEICEALEKAPDVLAIPVGNAGNISAYWKGFKEWNDLHQTGLPRMHGFEAEGAAAIVKGKVIEQPETIATAIRIGNPASWNLAEAARDESKGIIESVTDDEIIEAYKKIAAMDGVFIEPGSAASLAGVIKNVKSGAIQQGETVVCIFTGNGLKDPDTAMSVTEIPIAKMDDLEDMRDHLRKGAALI, via the coding sequence ATGTACAAAGGCTTATTAGATAAATACAAAGAGTTGCTGCCGGTCACTGAAAACACACCTATGATTTCATTAAGCGAAGGAAATACACCATTGATTTCTTTACCTAATTTGTCTGAAACATTAGGGGTAACTCTATATGGAAAATATGAAGGATTAAACCCTACTGGTTCTTTTAAAGATCGAGGAATGGTCATGGCTGTAGCCAAAGCAAAGGAAGAGGGCGCAAAAGCGATCATCTGTGCTTCTACAGGAAATACCAGCGCTTCAGCGGCTGCTTATGCAACTCGTGCGGGCTTGAAAGCTTATATCGTTATTCCTGAAGGGAAGATAGCTTTAGGAAAATTAGCACAAGCAGTGATGTATGGAGCTGATATCATTTCGATTCAGGGAAATTTTGATGAAGCTTTAACTGCTGTTCGTCAATTGGCTGAAACAGAGGCTGTAACGTTAGTGAATTCTGTTAACCCTTATCGTTTGGAAGGACAGAAAACAGGAGCTTTTGAAATTTGTGAAGCACTTGAAAAAGCACCCGATGTTTTAGCGATTCCTGTCGGCAACGCCGGCAATATTTCTGCTTATTGGAAAGGGTTCAAAGAATGGAACGATTTGCATCAAACGGGTCTGCCTAGAATGCATGGTTTTGAAGCTGAAGGCGCCGCTGCAATCGTGAAAGGAAAAGTGATCGAGCAGCCAGAAACGATTGCAACAGCTATTCGCATCGGAAATCCTGCTAGCTGGAATTTAGCTGAAGCTGCACGTGATGAATCTAAGGGAATCATTGAGTCTGTCACAGATGATGAAATCATTGAAGCTTATAAAAAAATTGCGGCGATGGATGGCGTATTTATCGAACCTGGGTCGGCAGCTTCGCTAGCTGGTGTGATCAAAAATGTAAAAAGCGGCGCTATTCAACAAGGAGAAACAGTGGTCTGTATCTTTACAGGCAACGGATTGAAAGACCCCGACACAGCGATGAGTGTAACTGAAATCCCAATCGCTAAAATGGATGATTTAGAAGATATGCGGGATCATTTAAGAAAAGGCGCGGCATTGATATGA
- a CDS encoding copper homeostasis protein CutC, with translation MLKEVCVENYTVIPQAIANGANRIELCDNLAVGGTTPSKGVMHETMAYCGEKTIPVMAIIRPRGGNFVYNDTELKIMGYDIIEARNLGLDGIVIGCLNENNWLDEDALEQILEESYGLQITFHMAFDQIPVEKQFEAIDWLIEHDVQRILTHGGPSGVPIETTLPHLKELVDYANDRIIILPGGGITNKNAQEVIDYLGVNEVHGTAIVGQLH, from the coding sequence ATTCTTAAAGAAGTATGCGTTGAAAATTATACGGTGATTCCTCAAGCTATTGCAAATGGAGCCAATCGTATCGAGCTCTGTGACAATTTAGCGGTAGGCGGAACAACTCCTAGCAAAGGAGTGATGCACGAAACAATGGCTTATTGCGGCGAAAAGACGATTCCCGTAATGGCTATCATTCGACCACGAGGCGGTAATTTTGTTTACAATGATACAGAGCTAAAAATCATGGGCTACGATATTATCGAAGCTCGCAATTTAGGATTAGACGGAATTGTTATCGGCTGCTTGAATGAAAACAACTGGTTAGATGAAGATGCATTAGAGCAAATTTTAGAAGAATCTTATGGATTACAGATTACATTCCATATGGCTTTTGATCAGATACCCGTTGAAAAGCAATTTGAAGCCATTGATTGGCTTATTGAACATGACGTTCAACGTATTTTGACACATGGCGGCCCATCAGGAGTACCTATTGAAACCACGTTACCCCATTTAAAAGAATTAGTCGATTATGCAAATGACCGTATTATCATCTTACCCGGAGGCGGCATCACCAACAAGAATGCTCAAGAAGTCATTGACTATTTAGGTGTCAATGAAGTTCACGGTACAGCTATTGTTGGCCAACTTCACTAG